The following are from one region of the Acidobacteriota bacterium genome:
- the serS gene encoding serine--tRNA ligase: MLDPALLREHLDDVRARLLTRSEDHNADLDRLVRADAQRRAIIPELETNRRARKLVGEQVARARKAGDDGDKLAELMQLGQEHGAVIKALEARLGSVEEERDAFARTLPNLPHASVPVGSSEADNVEIRRHGEPPRFDFAPRPHWELGPALGILDFERAVRMAASRFAVLTGTGARLARALINFMLDLHTGEHGYTEIEPPFLANAAALTGTGNLPKFEHDLFKVAGDWDLYLIPTAEVPLCNLHREEILDGRLLPARYVAYTPCFRSEAGSYGKDVRGLIRQHQFDKVELVAYATPDTSWDVHEALTLHAEEVLKRLGLPYRTVLLCTGDMGFAASKTYDLEVWLPGHDAYREISSCSNTEAFQARRAGIRFRRDGKGKPEHVHTLNGSGVAVGRALVAILENNQRRDGSVVIPEALRGYMGGLEVIEPGVG; the protein is encoded by the coding sequence ATGTTGGATCCAGCCCTGCTCCGTGAACACCTCGACGACGTCCGCGCGCGCCTGCTGACGCGCAGCGAGGATCACAACGCCGATCTCGACCGGTTGGTGCGGGCCGACGCCCAGCGCCGCGCCATCATCCCGGAGCTCGAGACGAACCGCCGGGCCCGCAAGCTCGTGGGCGAGCAGGTCGCCCGGGCCCGCAAGGCGGGCGACGACGGCGACAAGCTCGCCGAGCTGATGCAGCTCGGCCAGGAGCATGGGGCCGTCATCAAGGCGCTGGAGGCCCGGCTCGGGTCGGTCGAAGAAGAACGGGACGCCTTCGCCCGTACGTTGCCCAACCTGCCGCACGCCAGCGTGCCGGTGGGCAGCTCCGAAGCCGACAACGTCGAGATTCGCCGGCACGGCGAGCCGCCGCGCTTCGACTTCGCCCCGCGCCCGCACTGGGAGCTGGGCCCGGCGCTCGGGATCCTCGACTTCGAGCGCGCCGTACGCATGGCGGCATCGCGCTTCGCGGTGCTGACCGGGACCGGCGCGCGGCTGGCGCGGGCGCTCATCAACTTCATGCTCGATCTGCACACCGGCGAGCACGGCTACACCGAGATCGAGCCGCCGTTCCTGGCCAACGCGGCCGCGCTGACCGGCACCGGCAATCTGCCGAAGTTCGAGCACGACCTGTTCAAGGTGGCGGGGGACTGGGACCTGTATCTCATCCCGACGGCGGAGGTGCCGCTGTGCAACCTGCACCGGGAGGAGATCCTGGACGGCCGCCTGCTGCCGGCGCGCTACGTCGCCTACACGCCCTGCTTCCGGAGCGAGGCGGGGTCGTACGGCAAGGACGTCCGGGGCCTGATCCGCCAGCACCAGTTCGACAAGGTGGAGCTGGTCGCCTACGCGACGCCGGATACGTCCTGGGACGTGCACGAGGCGCTGACCCTGCACGCCGAGGAGGTGCTCAAGCGCCTCGGCCTGCCGTACCGCACCGTGCTGCTGTGCACCGGCGACATGGGGTTCGCGGCGTCGAAGACCTACGACCTCGAGGTGTGGCTGCCGGGGCACGACGCCTACCGCGAGATCTCGTCGTGCAGCAACACCGAGGCGTTCCAGGCGCGGCGCGCCGGCATCCGCTTCCGCCGGGACGGGAAGGGGAAGCCGGAGCACGTGCACACGCTGAACGGATCCGGCGTGGCCGTGGGGCGCGCACTCGTGGCGATTCTGGAGAACAATCAGCGGCGGGACGGGTCGGTGGTGATTCCGGAAGCGCTGCGCGGGTACATGGGCGGGCTCGAGGTGATCGAGCCGGGTGTGGGATGA
- a CDS encoding UTP--glucose-1-phosphate uridylyltransferase has translation MPTNAAVRTVLVPAAGLGTRMLPATRAVPKELLTLVDRPIIQYGVEEAVQSGVRRVVLVTNPGNTLTASHFAPAPTLEAELQARGKPDLLATVRALTALADVTTVHQPEPLGLGHAVLCGRDAVGDAPFAVMLPDDIIDADPPALGQMLDVFAACGGPVLLVERVPRDAVHRYGIIAAEPIRDGVFRVTDLVEKPAAADAPSDLAIVGRYILTPDLFPTLAATERGAGGEIQLTDGLRQLLRSRPIHACALNGIRLDAGNRSGFLKATIHFAAKQPALAADLRDALDSATAPATGN, from the coding sequence ATGCCGACGAACGCCGCTGTCCGGACCGTCCTCGTGCCGGCGGCCGGCCTCGGCACGCGGATGCTGCCCGCCACCCGGGCCGTCCCCAAAGAGCTGCTCACCCTCGTCGACCGCCCGATCATCCAGTACGGCGTCGAGGAGGCGGTGCAGTCCGGTGTCCGGCGCGTGGTGCTCGTGACGAACCCGGGCAACACCCTGACCGCCTCGCATTTCGCGCCCGCCCCCACGCTCGAGGCGGAGCTGCAGGCGCGCGGGAAGCCCGATCTGCTGGCGACCGTCCGCGCGCTCACGGCGCTGGCCGACGTGACCACCGTCCACCAGCCGGAGCCGCTCGGCCTCGGCCACGCGGTGCTGTGCGGCCGCGACGCCGTCGGGGACGCGCCGTTCGCGGTCATGCTGCCCGACGACATCATCGACGCCGACCCGCCGGCCCTGGGGCAGATGCTCGACGTCTTCGCCGCGTGCGGCGGGCCGGTCCTGCTGGTCGAGCGCGTGCCGCGCGACGCCGTCCACCGCTACGGCATCATCGCGGCCGAGCCGATCCGCGACGGCGTGTTCCGCGTGACCGACCTGGTCGAGAAGCCGGCGGCGGCCGACGCGCCGTCCGACCTCGCCATCGTCGGCCGCTACATCCTGACGCCCGACCTCTTCCCCACGCTTGCAGCGACGGAACGGGGCGCCGGCGGCGAGATTCAGTTGACCGACGGCCTGCGTCAGCTCCTGCGCAGCCGCCCGATCCACGCCTGCGCGCTGAACGGGATCCGGCTCGACGCCGGGAACCGGAGCGGCTTCCTGAAGGCCACTATCCACTTCGCCGCGAAGCAGCCGGCCCTGGCCGCGGATCTGCGGGACGCGCTGGACAGCGCGACGGCGCCGGCGACGGGAAACTGA
- a CDS encoding AAA family ATPase, which translates to MLSGLNPEQREAVLHRDGPLLILAGAGSGKTRVICHRLASLIGGGHAAADQILAVTFTNKAAEEMRARVERLLDIAAPRLWVSTFHAFCARLLRREGPRIGLSRDFVIYDGVDQLNVVRQAMKELNIDPKMVPPKSLLSRISQAKNRLESAADLRRAGESFADEQLAEVYERYARALTSSHALDFDDLLLKTVMLFEESDETRSRYGERFRYIMVDEYQDTNRPQYLLVRYLAERHRNLCVVGDPDQSIYKWRGADLRNILDFEDDFPETTVVRLERNYRSTQVILDAASGLIAHNRRRREKRLYTESAGGDPILFHRANDELEEADFILGQLRDAARGAGRAAVLFRTNAQSRVIEEALGRAGIRYRVVGGVRFYERREIKDALAYLKLLLNPDDDISLRRVINVPPRGIGPGVMTGLEGVEPPPVHDAPLFDEPAGPGAAGTGWSLWKRLLRATDEHLLPKRALTALSAFRTLMESSRATAERRSVSETLSAVLTESGYVAALRKDGSEEAESRLSNLMELVSAAQDYELREEEHSLGGFVDAYSLQSEADEGEGSEDARVWLMTLHAAKGLEFPLVVLAGMEDGLFPHSRTLDDEEGLEEERRLCYVGMTRAERRLVLTSAARRRLFGEYQSTEPSRFLFEIPHELVRVVEPAYRARLPSAGYEGPSRGYRGHAGRRRRADSHEPPATFYDDADEDQSAGGISRGARVRHPKFGVGTVVGVEPAAGDLKLSIRFTGVGVKKILARYAKLERV; encoded by the coding sequence CTGCTGTCCGGGCTCAATCCGGAGCAGCGTGAAGCGGTGCTGCACCGCGACGGGCCGCTGCTGATCCTCGCCGGGGCCGGATCCGGCAAGACGCGGGTCATCTGCCATCGGCTCGCCTCTCTGATCGGCGGCGGCCATGCGGCGGCGGATCAGATCCTCGCGGTGACCTTCACCAACAAGGCGGCCGAGGAGATGCGCGCCCGCGTCGAGCGGCTCCTCGACATCGCGGCGCCCCGGCTCTGGGTCTCGACCTTCCACGCCTTCTGCGCGCGGCTGCTGCGCCGCGAGGGCCCGCGGATAGGCCTCTCGCGCGACTTCGTGATCTACGACGGCGTCGACCAGCTCAACGTGGTGCGGCAGGCCATGAAGGAGCTGAACATCGACCCGAAGATGGTGCCGCCCAAGTCGCTTCTGTCGCGCATCAGCCAGGCGAAGAACCGTCTCGAGAGCGCCGCGGATCTGCGCCGGGCCGGCGAGAGCTTCGCCGACGAGCAGCTTGCGGAGGTCTACGAGCGCTACGCCCGCGCGCTGACCTCGAGTCATGCCCTCGACTTCGACGACCTGCTCCTGAAGACGGTGATGCTGTTCGAGGAGTCGGACGAGACGCGCAGCCGGTACGGGGAACGCTTCCGCTACATCATGGTCGACGAGTACCAGGACACGAACCGGCCGCAGTACCTGCTGGTGCGCTACCTGGCGGAGCGGCACCGCAACCTCTGCGTGGTCGGGGATCCGGACCAGTCCATCTACAAGTGGCGGGGAGCGGACCTGCGGAACATCCTCGATTTCGAGGACGACTTTCCCGAGACGACCGTGGTGCGGCTCGAGCGCAACTACCGGTCGACGCAGGTCATTCTCGACGCCGCCTCCGGGCTGATCGCGCACAATCGGCGCCGGCGCGAGAAGCGTCTGTACACGGAGAGCGCCGGCGGCGACCCGATCCTCTTCCATCGCGCCAACGACGAGCTGGAGGAAGCCGACTTCATCCTCGGCCAGTTGCGCGATGCGGCGCGGGGCGCGGGGCGCGCCGCCGTGCTCTTCCGCACCAACGCGCAGTCGCGGGTGATCGAGGAGGCGCTGGGGCGCGCGGGCATCCGGTACCGCGTGGTCGGCGGGGTCCGCTTCTACGAACGCAGGGAGATCAAGGACGCCCTCGCCTACCTGAAGCTGCTGCTGAACCCGGACGACGACATCAGCCTGCGCCGCGTCATCAACGTCCCGCCGCGCGGGATCGGTCCGGGCGTGATGACCGGGCTCGAAGGCGTCGAGCCCCCGCCCGTCCATGACGCACCGCTCTTCGACGAACCCGCCGGGCCGGGTGCCGCGGGGACCGGGTGGTCGCTGTGGAAACGGCTGTTGCGCGCGACCGACGAGCACCTGCTCCCGAAGCGGGCCCTGACCGCGCTGTCGGCGTTCCGGACGCTGATGGAGTCGTCGCGGGCGACCGCCGAGAGGCGGTCGGTCTCGGAGACGCTCTCGGCCGTCCTCACCGAGAGCGGCTACGTCGCGGCGCTGCGCAAGGACGGCAGCGAGGAGGCCGAGAGCCGCCTGTCGAACCTGATGGAGCTGGTGTCGGCGGCCCAGGACTACGAATTGCGGGAAGAAGAGCACAGCCTGGGCGGCTTCGTCGATGCGTACTCGCTGCAGTCGGAGGCCGACGAAGGGGAAGGGTCGGAGGACGCGCGCGTCTGGCTGATGACCCTGCACGCGGCCAAGGGGTTGGAGTTCCCACTCGTGGTGCTGGCGGGCATGGAGGACGGCCTGTTTCCGCATTCCCGCACCCTGGACGACGAGGAAGGCCTGGAGGAGGAGCGGCGCCTCTGCTACGTCGGCATGACGCGGGCCGAGCGGCGGCTGGTGTTGACCAGCGCGGCGCGTCGGCGGCTGTTCGGCGAGTACCAGTCGACCGAGCCGTCGCGCTTCCTGTTCGAGATTCCCCACGAGCTGGTCCGGGTGGTCGAGCCGGCGTACCGTGCGCGGCTGCCGTCGGCCGGATACGAGGGTCCGTCGCGCGGGTATCGCGGGCACGCCGGCCGCCGGCGGCGAGCCGATTCCCACGAGCCGCCCGCCACGTTCTACGACGACGCGGACGAGGACCAGTCCGCGGGAGGCATTTCGCGCGGCGCGCGGGTGCGGCACCCGAAGTTCGGGGTCGGCACCGTGGTCGGCGTCGAGCCGGCGGCGGGCGACCTGAAGCTCTCCATCCGCTTCACCGGCGTCGGCGTCAAGAAGATCCTGGCGCGCTACGCGAAGCTGGAGCGGGTGTAG
- the glmS gene encoding glutamine--fructose-6-phosphate transaminase (isomerizing), producing the protein MCGIVGYVGAKPVVPVLIGALRRLEYRGYDSAGIALVAGGRIEVRRSAGKLERLERTIQTDPVDGDYGVGHTRWATHGRPTEENAHPHRDCSGQLVVVHNGIVENYLELKRELQQGGHRFETETDTEVIAHLVETELQGDGIENAVRRALRRLRGLFGMVLVHAEDPDKIVAVRNGPPIVVGIGDDEFLVASDIPAILDHTRDVVFLGDREMAVITHGGVEFTDFTGRAVSKATQRIQWDPVMAEKAGYKHFMLKEIFEQPWALQETVLGRVSEERARVFLGELEIPEAALREVEQVVLVACGTSWHAALVGKFLLEQLARVRVEVDYGSEFRYRDPIVGDRTLAVVITQSGETADTLAALREARGKGARSIAICNVVGSMATRESDGTVYTHAGPEIGVASTKAFTSQLLALHLLALHLAHARGTLEAPAARGLIEAIAHVPVLIEHALKSDSLIQSIAKRFYRSTNFLYLGRGVNYPIALEGALKLKEVSYIHAEGYPAGEMKHGPIALIDEHMPVVALVPQDKVFEKMRGNLQEVKARGGSVIVVTDAPPDEFDVVLDRERDSVIPVPPTHPLLMPIPMVVPLQLLAYHIAVLRGCDVDQPRNLAKSVTVE; encoded by the coding sequence ATGTGTGGCATCGTCGGCTACGTCGGAGCGAAGCCGGTCGTGCCGGTGCTCATCGGCGCACTGCGGCGGCTGGAGTACCGCGGCTACGACTCGGCCGGCATCGCGCTGGTGGCGGGCGGGCGGATCGAGGTACGCCGCAGCGCCGGGAAGCTCGAGCGACTCGAGCGGACCATCCAGACCGATCCGGTGGACGGCGACTACGGGGTAGGGCACACGCGCTGGGCCACCCACGGCCGGCCGACCGAGGAGAACGCCCATCCGCACCGCGACTGCAGCGGCCAGCTGGTCGTCGTGCACAACGGCATCGTCGAGAACTACCTGGAGCTGAAACGAGAGCTGCAGCAGGGCGGCCACCGTTTCGAGACGGAGACCGACACCGAGGTCATCGCCCACCTGGTCGAAACCGAGCTGCAGGGCGACGGCATCGAGAATGCGGTCCGGCGTGCGTTGCGGAGACTGCGCGGGCTGTTCGGGATGGTGCTGGTTCATGCCGAGGACCCCGACAAGATCGTCGCGGTCCGCAACGGCCCGCCGATCGTCGTCGGCATCGGCGACGACGAGTTCCTCGTGGCATCCGACATCCCCGCCATCCTGGATCACACGCGTGACGTGGTCTTCCTCGGCGACCGGGAGATGGCCGTGATAACGCACGGCGGGGTCGAGTTCACCGACTTCACCGGCCGCGCCGTGTCCAAGGCGACGCAGCGGATTCAGTGGGACCCGGTCATGGCCGAGAAGGCCGGGTACAAGCACTTCATGCTCAAGGAGATCTTCGAGCAGCCGTGGGCGCTGCAGGAGACGGTGCTCGGCCGCGTCTCCGAGGAACGGGCGCGGGTCTTCCTGGGCGAGCTCGAGATTCCCGAGGCCGCGCTGCGCGAGGTGGAGCAGGTGGTCCTCGTGGCCTGCGGCACGTCCTGGCACGCCGCGTTGGTCGGGAAGTTCCTCCTCGAGCAGCTCGCGCGCGTGCGCGTGGAGGTCGACTACGGGTCGGAGTTCCGCTACCGCGATCCGATCGTCGGCGACCGGACGCTGGCGGTGGTCATCACCCAGTCGGGAGAGACCGCCGACACGCTCGCGGCGCTGCGCGAGGCGCGCGGAAAGGGCGCCCGCAGCATCGCCATCTGCAACGTCGTCGGCAGCATGGCCACGCGCGAGTCCGACGGCACGGTCTACACCCACGCGGGTCCGGAGATCGGGGTCGCGTCCACCAAGGCGTTCACGTCGCAGTTGCTCGCCCTGCACCTGCTCGCGCTGCACCTCGCGCACGCCCGCGGGACCCTGGAGGCGCCGGCGGCTCGGGGCCTCATCGAGGCGATCGCGCACGTGCCTGTGCTCATCGAGCACGCCCTCAAGTCCGATTCCCTCATCCAGTCGATCGCGAAGCGCTTCTACCGGAGCACCAACTTCCTCTACCTGGGGCGGGGCGTCAACTACCCCATCGCGCTCGAGGGCGCCCTCAAGCTCAAGGAGGTCTCCTACATCCACGCCGAGGGCTATCCGGCCGGCGAGATGAAGCATGGCCCCATCGCGCTCATCGACGAGCACATGCCGGTCGTGGCCCTCGTGCCGCAGGACAAGGTGTTCGAGAAGATGCGCGGGAACCTGCAGGAAGTGAAGGCGCGCGGCGGCTCCGTGATCGTGGTCACCGACGCCCCGCCGGACGAGTTCGACGTGGTCCTCGATCGCGAACGCGACTCGGTCATTCCCGTCCCGCCGACCCACCCGCTGCTGATGCCGATCCCGATGGTGGTGCCGCTCCAGCTCCTCGCCTACCACATCGCCGTGCTGCGGGGCTGCGACGTCGACCAGCCGCGCAACCTGGCCAAGAGCGTGACGGTTGAGTAG